One Pseudorasbora parva isolate DD20220531a chromosome 4, ASM2467924v1, whole genome shotgun sequence genomic region harbors:
- the LOC137072592 gene encoding uncharacterized protein, whose amino-acid sequence MQTPPRTPLADIAQSLAGLHQEHHQDLLAVREEQQKRFEALLTAQHEDRELFRSWMDREVRAIPQRQTIDSAAPMTLAKMGPEDDPEAFLDLFERAAVYWEWPKTDWPMRLLPLLSGEAQVAAHQLPVPNLLVYDDLKRAILQRVGRTPEQHRQRFRTLTLDEFGRPFVFAHQLRDSCRKWLMAAGSDVEDIIDRVALEQFVAMLPRRTAQWVQCHRPASLDQAIQLAEDEMVACRGVGETLPSASLSLSLSLLFPPPLSLNLSLYPGHAVR is encoded by the coding sequence atgcaaACTCCGCCGAGGACGCCACTTGCGGACATTGCCCAATCGCTCGCGGGTCTTCACCAAGAACACCACCAGGACCTGCTGGCCGTGAGGGAGGAACAACAGAAAAGGTTCGAAGCTCTCCTCACGGCCCAGCATGAAGACCGCGagctgttccggagctggatggaccgggaggttcgggCCATTCCCCAGAGACAGACCATCGACTCGGCCGCCCCAATGACTTTAGCCAAGATGGGTCCGGAGGATGACCCTGAGGCCTTCCTGGACCTCTTTGAGCGGGCGGCCGTGTATTGGGAATGGCCCAAAACGGACTGGCCAATGCGGCTGCTGCCTCTACTGTCCGGAGAGGCACAAGTAGCCGCCCACCAACTGCCAGTCCCGAATCTCCTGGTATACGATGACCTGAAGCGCGCGATCCTCCAGAGGGTCGGCCGGACTCCGGAACAACACCGGCAACGGTTCCGGACGCTAACCCTGGACGAGTTCGGTCGGCCCTTCGTCTTCGCgcaccagctccgggactcctgcCGCAAGTGGTTGATGGCGGCTGGGAGTGACGTCGAGGACATCATCGATCGTGTGGCACTGGAGCAGTTTGTGGCAATGCTGCCGAGGAGGACTGCGcaatgggtccagtgccaccgcccGGCGTCGCTAGACCAGGCCATCCAGCTGGCGGAGGACGAAATGGTGGCGTGCCGAGGGGTCGGCGAAACCCTACCatcagcctctctctctctctctctctctcttctttttcCCCCTCCTCTCTCTCTAAACCTGTCCCTCTACCCAGGTCACGCAGTACGCTGA